From the genome of Oceanivirga salmonicida, one region includes:
- the map gene encoding type I methionyl aminopeptidase, producing the protein MMKLKTLDDIKKIEKANQIIARIYRDIIPPYIKEGISTWELDKICEDYILSCGATSGTKGYDIGWPYPPYPASTCISVNEEVVHAIPSKDKILKNGDIVSLDIVTNLDGYFGDSAYTFGVGKIDSISKKLIDVTKKARDLGIEQAIAGNRLGDIGYAIQCYVEKNGFSVVRDFSGHGVGFELHEDPYVLNYGKKGTGELIQNGLVIAIEPMVNLGSHKVKIQKDMWTVKTVDRKRSAHFEHSIAVVDGRPIILSEF; encoded by the coding sequence ATAATGAAACTTAAAACACTTGATGACATAAAAAAAATAGAAAAGGCAAATCAAATTATAGCAAGAATATATCGTGATATTATACCACCATATATAAAAGAGGGTATAAGCACATGGGAGTTAGATAAAATTTGTGAAGACTACATTTTATCTTGCGGTGCTACTAGTGGAACTAAGGGTTATGATATAGGATGGCCATACCCACCTTACCCAGCATCTACTTGTATTTCAGTTAATGAAGAAGTAGTGCATGCTATACCAAGTAAAGATAAGATACTTAAAAATGGGGACATAGTTAGTTTAGATATAGTTACTAATCTAGATGGTTATTTTGGTGATAGTGCTTACACTTTTGGTGTGGGTAAAATAGATTCTATTTCTAAAAAATTAATAGATGTAACTAAAAAAGCAAGAGATTTGGGTATAGAACAAGCAATAGCTGGGAATAGATTGGGCGATATAGGTTATGCTATACAATGTTATGTTGAAAAAAATGGCTTTTCAGTAGTAAGAGATTTTAGCGGACATGGTGTAGGTTTTGAACTACACGAAGATCCCTATGTTCTTAATTATGGAAAAAAGGGAACAGGTGAACTTATACAAAATGGTTTAGTTATAGCAATAGAACCCATGGTTAATTTAGGTTCACATAAAGTAAAAATACAAAAAGATATGTGGACGGTTAAAACAGTGGATAGAAAAAGATCAGCTCATTTTGAGCATAGTATAGCCGTGGTAGATGGGAGACCTATCATACTATCAGAATTTTAA
- a CDS encoding ATP-binding cassette domain-containing protein, producing MIEIENLKFYYKTYEKKTGFMSTIHDFFKRKYIKKQALNIDELNIKEGEIVGILGPNGAGKTTLIKILSGILEEKSGKVICDNFRPYNKNKEFLKNIGVVMGQKSQLIWDLPSIETLKLLKEIYNISKEDFDTRLDYFIELFNLKEKINVPVRKLSLGERRKFEIICSLIHNPKILFLDEPTIGLDI from the coding sequence ATGATTGAAATAGAGAATTTAAAATTCTATTATAAAACTTATGAGAAAAAAACAGGCTTTATGTCTACAATTCATGATTTCTTTAAAAGAAAATATATAAAAAAACAAGCTTTAAATATAGATGAATTAAATATAAAAGAAGGCGAAATTGTAGGCATATTAGGGCCTAATGGTGCAGGAAAAACCACTTTAATTAAAATTCTTTCGGGTATATTGGAAGAAAAAAGTGGAAAAGTAATTTGTGATAATTTTAGACCGTATAATAAGAATAAAGAATTTCTTAAAAATATAGGTGTAGTTATGGGGCAAAAAAGTCAATTAATATGGGATTTACCTAGTATCGAAACTCTTAAATTATTAAAAGAAATATATAATATTTCAAAAGAAGATTTTGATACTAGGTTAGATTATTTTATTGAATTATTTAATTTAAAAGAAAAAATAAATGTTCCTGTAAGAAAATTATCATTAGGGGAAAGAAGAAAATTTGAGATAATTTGTTCTTTGATACATAATCCTAAAATTTTATTCTTAGATGAACCGACTATAGGTTTAGATATTTT
- a CDS encoding alpha/beta fold hydrolase has translation MNDKKGESVNNKIGIVFINGAGLNSSIWNDLKQRIDNPILCIDFPNRKSNDKQNLKLTFDDYLNKTIVEIKKWENNDFIIVAHSIGACIGLKVAEQFKKELKGFVAIGSVIPKSGQSFVSSLPFPQKLLFPILLSLFGTKPPKKSIETELCNDLTPEITSKIVNEFTPEAKALYTTKIIFDLPETKRLYVKLINDKSISIDLQNKMAKNLNATKIENIDSGHLPMISKTKELATILSDFTSEIE, from the coding sequence ATGAATGATAAAAAAGGAGAAAGTGTGAACAATAAAATTGGAATAGTTTTTATAAACGGTGCAGGACTTAATAGTTCAATATGGAATGACTTAAAACAGAGAATTGATAATCCAATTTTATGTATTGACTTCCCAAATAGAAAATCAAATGACAAACAAAATTTAAAACTGACTTTTGATGATTATTTGAATAAAACAATAGTAGAAATAAAAAAATGGGAAAATAACGATTTCATTATTGTAGCCCATTCTATTGGAGCTTGCATTGGATTAAAAGTTGCTGAACAATTCAAAAAAGAATTAAAAGGATTTGTTGCTATCGGTTCAGTTATTCCTAAAAGTGGACAATCATTTGTGTCTTCATTACCATTTCCTCAAAAGTTATTATTCCCAATTTTATTGTCGTTATTTGGGACAAAACCACCTAAAAAATCAATAGAAACGGAACTTTGTAATGATTTGACACCTGAAATAACTTCAAAAATTGTAAATGAATTTACACCAGAAGCCAAAGCTCTTTATACAACAAAAATCATATTTGACTTACCAGAAACAAAGCGTTTGTATGTTAAATTGATTAATGACAAATCAATATCGATTGATTTGCAAAACAAAATGGCTAAAAATTTAAATGCAACAAAAATAGAAAATATAGATAGTGGACATTTACCAATGATAAGTAAAACAAAAGAATTAGCGACAATTTTATCAGATTTTACAAGTGAAATTGAATAG
- a CDS encoding carboxy terminal-processing peptidase codes for MLKKFKKIFVYMLFSTSILASTNLSGTKKEIRDDYVSAFDVSKYFIKKASYNANLEITPKISENMFDRLIKSLDPSKMFFTEDDLEPYLQVRSIYGELKTEYALYFGDKIIDLYFQKLKSKYDYAINLVEKYDFNFNTKQVYDLDREEDEFEKNEKALNKLWEKRVLNDVIRLKLNGNSKKKIQDILVKRYKASRNNVLKLSDEEKKQIIINSYTEEFDPHNSWIGPDLSKDFEIANSLSLIGMGVSIQQRGEGSFITNIIKGSPADKSKAFFPGDQFIYVGQGDDGELVDVSTYRVRDLTKLIRGEVGSVVRIGVRRDEDSPIRIIRLVRDRIKQEDEEISTKTIKIGNKKVGYIEIPGFYSKDAVSNEGKDASEDLKNAINKFNKENAQSLVIDLRHNGGGSLAEVIKMVGYFIGDKVVVQVKDANNNIKRYKADTNVIWNKPVVVMINRGSASASEIFAGAIKDYNRGVIVGSNSWGKGSVQSVRPLLFPGDDGTYNLGLFKYTIQMFFRPDGASTQIKGVSPDIEFPTNKIVQETGEFKYKNALKWEKIPSAIESKYNLGLSVAKLKKLHENRIKNSKKWKLLVEETEFASKHFNPKEITLNITERKKEREFKKNKQEYFKKRSKELGIPDATVFSLDNGLRANEESIKDQLKREEELKKYIDAETYEAAEISLDLVK; via the coding sequence ATGTTAAAAAAATTTAAAAAAATATTTGTTTATATGTTGTTTTCTACATCAATTTTAGCGAGTACAAATTTATCAGGCACAAAAAAAGAAATAAGAGATGATTATGTATCGGCTTTTGATGTATCAAAATACTTTATAAAAAAGGCATCATATAATGCCAATTTGGAGATAACTCCAAAAATATCTGAAAATATGTTTGATAGACTTATAAAATCATTAGATCCATCTAAAATGTTTTTTACAGAAGATGATTTAGAGCCTTATTTACAAGTAAGATCAATTTATGGTGAATTAAAAACAGAGTATGCATTATATTTTGGTGATAAAATAATAGATCTATATTTTCAAAAACTAAAAAGCAAATATGACTATGCAATAAATTTAGTAGAGAAATATGATTTTAATTTTAATACTAAGCAAGTTTATGATTTAGATAGAGAAGAAGATGAATTTGAAAAAAATGAAAAAGCACTTAATAAATTATGGGAAAAAAGAGTATTAAACGACGTAATAAGATTAAAATTAAATGGAAATAGTAAAAAGAAAATTCAAGATATATTAGTAAAAAGATATAAGGCTAGTAGAAATAATGTGCTTAAATTATCTGATGAAGAGAAAAAACAAATAATTATAAACTCATATACAGAAGAATTTGATCCACATAATTCTTGGATAGGTCCTGATTTATCAAAAGACTTTGAAATAGCTAATAGTTTATCTTTAATTGGTATGGGAGTTAGTATACAACAAAGAGGAGAAGGAAGTTTCATTACTAATATAATAAAAGGAAGTCCTGCTGATAAATCAAAAGCATTTTTCCCTGGAGATCAATTTATTTATGTTGGTCAAGGAGATGATGGAGAATTAGTTGATGTAAGTACATACAGAGTAAGAGATTTAACAAAACTTATTAGAGGAGAAGTAGGTTCAGTAGTAAGAATAGGTGTAAGAAGAGATGAAGATTCTCCTATAAGAATTATTCGTTTAGTAAGAGATAGAATAAAACAAGAAGATGAAGAAATAAGTACAAAAACAATAAAAATAGGTAATAAAAAAGTTGGGTATATAGAAATACCTGGATTTTATTCTAAAGATGCAGTTTCAAACGAAGGAAAAGATGCATCAGAAGATTTAAAAAATGCAATAAATAAATTTAATAAAGAAAATGCTCAATCATTAGTAATAGATTTAAGACATAATGGTGGTGGGTCTTTAGCAGAAGTTATTAAAATGGTAGGTTATTTTATAGGAGATAAGGTAGTAGTTCAAGTTAAAGATGCAAACAATAATATAAAAAGATATAAAGCAGATACTAATGTAATATGGAATAAACCAGTAGTAGTTATGATAAACAGGGGTTCTGCATCAGCATCAGAAATTTTTGCAGGGGCAATTAAAGACTATAATAGAGGAGTAATAGTGGGTTCAAATTCTTGGGGTAAAGGAAGTGTTCAAAGTGTTAGACCTTTATTATTCCCAGGAGATGATGGAACATATAATTTAGGATTATTCAAATATACTATACAAATGTTCTTTAGACCTGATGGAGCATCTACACAAATAAAAGGAGTTAGCCCAGATATAGAATTTCCAACTAATAAAATAGTTCAAGAAACTGGAGAATTTAAATACAAAAATGCATTAAAATGGGAAAAAATACCAAGTGCAATAGAAAGTAAGTATAATTTAGGGCTTAGTGTAGCAAAATTAAAAAAATTACATGAAAATCGTATTAAGAATTCTAAAAAATGGAAGTTATTAGTAGAAGAAACAGAATTTGCATCTAAGCATTTTAATCCAAAAGAAATAACTCTTAATATAACTGAAAGAAAAAAAGAAAGAGAATTTAAGAAAAATAAACAAGAATATTTCAAGAAAAGATCAAAAGAATTAGGAATACCTGATGCAACAGTATTTTCACTTGATAATGGTTTACGTGCAAATGAAGAAAGCATAAAAGATCAACTAAAAAGAGAAGAAGAATTAAAAAAATATATAGATGCAGAAACATATGAAGCAGCAGAAATATCATTAGATCTTGTAAAATAA